One window of the Rhizobiaceae bacterium genome contains the following:
- the rpmC gene encoding 50S ribosomal protein L29, whose translation MKASDLRTKTPDQLGDDLAALKKEQFNLRFQKATGQLEKTGRVKQVRKDIARIKTIAAEKAAAKKA comes from the coding sequence ATGAAAGCTTCGGATCTCAGGACCAAGACCCCGGACCAGCTCGGCGACGATCTGGCCGCCCTCAAGAAGGAGCAGTTCAACCTGCGCTTCCAGAAGGCGACCGGCCAGCTCGAGAAGACCGGCCGCGTGAAGCAGGTCCGCAAGGACATCGCCCGCATCAAGACGATCGCCGCTGAAAAAGCGGCGGCCAAGAAGGCTTAA
- the rpsQ gene encoding 30S ribosomal protein S17: MPKRVLQGTVVSDKNDKTVVVKVERRFTHPVMKKTVRMTKKYKAHDENNQHKVGDVVFIEESKPISKDKRWVVITETQAQ; this comes from the coding sequence ATGCCAAAGCGCGTATTGCAGGGCACCGTCGTCAGCGACAAGAACGACAAGACCGTCGTGGTCAAGGTCGAGCGCCGCTTCACGCACCCGGTCATGAAGAAGACGGTTCGCATGACCAAGAAGTACAAGGCGCATGACGAGAACAACCAGCACAAGGTTGGCGACGTCGTGTTCATCGAGGAATCGAAGCCGATTTCCAAGGACAAGCGCTGGGTCGTCATCACCGAGACCCAGGCGCAGTAA
- the rplN gene encoding 50S ribosomal protein L14, translating to MIQMQTNLDVADNSGARRVMCIKVLGGSKRKYASVGDIIVVSIKEAIPRGRVKKGDVMKAVVVRTAKDIRRPDGSVIRFDKNAAVLVDNKKEPVGTRIFGPVPRELRAKNHMKIISLAPEVL from the coding sequence ATGATTCAGATGCAAACAAACCTCGACGTCGCGGATAATTCCGGCGCCCGTCGTGTCATGTGCATCAAGGTGCTGGGCGGTTCGAAGCGGAAGTATGCTTCGGTCGGCGACATCATTGTCGTCTCGATCAAGGAAGCCATTCCGCGCGGCCGCGTGAAGAAGGGCGACGTGATGAAGGCGGTCGTGGTTCGCACGGCCAAGGACATCCGCCGCCCGGACGGCAGCGTGATCCGTTTCGACAAGAACGCGGCCGTTCTCGTCGACAACAAGAAAGAGCCAGTCGGCACCCGTATCTTCGGGCCGGTTCCGCGCGAGCTTCGCGCCAAGAACCACATGAAGATCATCTCGCTGGCGCCTGAAGTGCTGTAA
- the rplX gene encoding 50S ribosomal protein L24 — protein sequence MQKIRKGDKVVVLAGKDKGRTGEVLSVQPKDDTAIVRGVNQIRRHQKQTQNQEGGIITKEAPIHLSNLAIADPKDGKPTRVGFRVDGDKKVRFAKRSGEVING from the coding sequence ATGCAGAAGATCCGTAAAGGCGACAAGGTCGTCGTGCTCGCCGGCAAGGACAAGGGCCGCACCGGCGAGGTGCTGTCGGTTCAGCCGAAGGACGATACGGCGATCGTGCGTGGCGTGAACCAGATCCGCCGCCACCAGAAGCAGACGCAGAACCAGGAAGGCGGCATCATCACCAAGGAAGCGCCGATCCACCTGTCGAATCTCGCCATCGCCGATCCGAAGGACGGCAAGCCGACCCGCGTCGGTTTCCGTGTCGATGGCGACAAGAAGGTGCGCTTTGCGAAGCGCTCGGGAGAAGTGATCAATGGCTAA
- the rplE gene encoding 50S ribosomal protein L5 gives MAKAADYQPRLKKVYKETIRQALQEQFKYDNEMQIPRLDKIVLNMGVGEATGDSKKPSVAAEDLAMIAGQKPVITRARKSIATFKVRENMPIGTKVTLRKERMYEFLDRLVNIALPRVRDFRGLNPKSFDGRGNYAMGIKEHIVFPEINYDKVDQIWGMDIIVCTTAKTDDEARALLKAFNFPFRQ, from the coding sequence ATGGCTAAGGCAGCAGATTACCAGCCGCGGCTGAAGAAGGTCTACAAGGAGACCATCCGCCAGGCGCTGCAGGAGCAGTTCAAGTATGACAACGAGATGCAGATTCCGCGTCTCGACAAGATCGTGCTGAACATGGGTGTCGGCGAGGCGACGGGCGACTCGAAGAAGCCTTCGGTCGCGGCCGAGGACCTTGCGATGATCGCCGGCCAGAAGCCGGTGATCACCCGCGCACGTAAGTCGATCGCGACCTTCAAGGTCCGCGAGAACATGCCGATCGGTACCAAGGTGACGCTCCGCAAGGAGCGCATGTACGAGTTCCTGGACCGTCTGGTGAACATCGCCCTGCCGCGCGTCCGCGACTTCCGCGGGCTCAATCCGAAGAGCTTCGACGGCCGTGGCAACTACGCCATGGGCATCAAGGAGCACATCGTGTTCCCGGAGATCAACTACGACAAGGTTGATCAGATCTGGGGCATGGACATCATCGTTTGCACGACTGCGAAGACGGACGACGAAGCCCGGGCGCTGCTCAAGGCGTTCAACTTCCCGTTCCGGCAGTAA
- the rpsN gene encoding 30S ribosomal protein S14 codes for MAKTSSVEKNNRRRKLVDSYAAKRKALKDVVMDQSKSLEERFRAQLKLNELPRNSSKTRIRNRCEVTGRPRAVYRKLMMSRVALRELGNNGLIPGLVKSSW; via the coding sequence ATGGCAAAGACCAGCTCAGTCGAGAAGAACAACCGCCGGCGCAAGCTGGTTGACAGCTACGCCGCGAAGCGCAAGGCGCTCAAGGACGTGGTGATGGACCAGTCGAAGTCGCTTGAGGAGCGTTTCCGCGCCCAGCTCAAGCTGAACGAACTGCCGCGCAATTCGTCCAAGACCCGCATCCGCAACCGCTGCGAAGTGACCGGCCGTCCGCGCGCCGTCTATCGCAAGCTGATGATGAGCCGCGTTGCGCTGCGCGAGCTCGGCAACAACGGCCTCATTCCGGGCCTGGTGAAGTCGAGCTGGTAA
- the rpsH gene encoding 30S ribosomal protein S8 codes for MSMNDPLGDMLTRIRNAVGRKKSKVSTPASKLRARVLEVLKSEGYIRDYSQTDFDNGKSEIEIELKYFDGVPVIREIARVSKPGRRVYVAAKSIPQVANGLGISILSTPKGVMADHEAREQNVGGEILCQIF; via the coding sequence ATGTCGATGAATGATCCTCTGGGCGATATGCTCACCCGCATCCGCAACGCCGTCGGCCGCAAGAAGTCGAAGGTTTCGACCCCGGCCTCGAAGCTGCGCGCCCGCGTGCTCGAAGTGCTGAAGTCTGAGGGCTATATCCGCGACTACAGCCAGACTGATTTCGACAACGGCAAGTCCGAGATCGAGATCGAGCTGAAATATTTCGACGGCGTGCCGGTGATCCGCGAGATCGCTCGCGTGTCGAAGCCGGGCCGTCGCGTTTATGTCGCCGCCAAGTCGATCCCGCAGGTTGCCAACGGCCTCGGCATCTCGATCCTGTCGACGCCGAAGGGCGTGATGGCGGATCACGAGGCTCGCGAGCAGAACGTCGGCGGCGAGATTCTCTGCCAGATCTTCTGA
- the rplF gene encoding 50S ribosomal protein L6, translated as MSRIGKKPVAVPAGVTASVNGQTVTAKGPKGELKFVVNDEVLVKLENGEIAVEPRDQSKTARSKWGMSRTQIVNILTGVKDGFERKLEITGVGYRAAMQGKNLQLALGFSHDVVYQTPEGITIATPKPTEITVSGIDKQQVGQVAAEIREYRGPEPYKGKGVRYAGEKIVRKEGKKK; from the coding sequence ATGTCTCGTATTGGTAAGAAGCCCGTCGCCGTTCCGGCCGGTGTCACCGCGTCGGTGAATGGCCAGACGGTTACCGCGAAGGGTCCGAAGGGCGAGCTGAAATTCGTCGTCAACGACGAGGTTCTGGTCAAGTTGGAGAACGGCGAGATTGCCGTTGAGCCGCGCGACCAGTCGAAGACGGCCCGCTCGAAGTGGGGCATGTCCCGCACCCAGATCGTCAACATCCTGACGGGCGTGAAGGACGGCTTCGAGAGGAAGCTCGAGATCACGGGCGTCGGCTATCGTGCGGCGATGCAGGGCAAGAACCTGCAGCTTGCGCTGGGCTTCAGCCATGACGTCGTCTACCAGACGCCGGAAGGCATCACCATCGCGACCCCGAAGCCGACCGAGATCACCGTTTCCGGCATCGACAAGCAGCAGGTCGGCCAGGTCGCGGCCGAGATCCGCGAGTATCGCGGTCCCGAGCCCTACAAGGGCAAGGGCGTGCGCTACGCCGGCGAGAAGATCGTCCGCAAGGAAGGCAAGAAGAAGTAA
- the rplR gene encoding 50S ribosomal protein L18 has protein sequence MADKQVVQKRAQRIRRQLKKVAGGRPRLSVHRSSKHIYAQVIDDAKGHTVAAASSLEKDLRGSLKTGADTAAAAAIGKLVAERAVAAGVKEVIFDRGAYIYHGRVKALADAAREAGLSF, from the coding sequence ATGGCCGACAAGCAGGTTGTTCAGAAGCGCGCGCAGCGTATCCGCCGTCAGTTGAAGAAGGTGGCGGGCGGTCGTCCGCGTCTTTCCGTGCATCGTTCCTCGAAGCACATCTACGCGCAGGTCATCGACGACGCGAAGGGCCACACTGTCGCGGCGGCGTCCTCGCTTGAGAAGGATCTCCGCGGCTCGCTGAAGACCGGCGCCGACACGGCCGCGGCGGCCGCCATCGGCAAGCTGGTCGCCGAGCGTGCCGTAGCCGCTGGCGTCAAGGAAGTGATATTCGATCGCGGCGCCTACATCTATCACGGCCGCGTCAAGGCGCTGGCCGATGCGGCCCGCGAGGCCGGCCTCAGCTTCTGA